Proteins from one Burkholderia oklahomensis C6786 genomic window:
- a CDS encoding carboxypeptidase-like regulatory domain-containing protein — protein MRQPTVSKYLIAAALAFGLAGAANAQPGLPDVQHQGDVSFVSGGVGQDESTAFQRSESSWPLALRFTGAGGEYLADVHVSVLDAHGGEVLKTDARGPYMLVRLQPGRYTVQASYNGNEQTHAVTVPAKGGVKSAFSWKAQ, from the coding sequence ATGCGACAGCCAACCGTTTCCAAGTACCTGATCGCTGCGGCGCTGGCCTTCGGCCTCGCGGGCGCCGCGAATGCGCAGCCCGGCTTGCCGGACGTGCAGCATCAAGGCGACGTCAGCTTCGTGTCGGGCGGGGTGGGGCAGGACGAATCCACCGCGTTCCAGCGCAGCGAAAGCAGTTGGCCGCTCGCGCTGCGCTTCACGGGCGCGGGCGGCGAGTATCTCGCCGACGTCCACGTGTCCGTGCTCGATGCGCACGGCGGCGAAGTGCTGAAGACCGACGCGCGCGGCCCCTACATGCTCGTCAGGCTGCAGCCGGGGCGCTACACCGTGCAGGCGAGCTACAACGGCAACGAGCAGACCCATGCGGTCACGGTGCCGGCGAAGGGCGGCGTGAAATCGGCGTTCTCGTGGAAGGCGCAGTGA
- a CDS encoding ATP-binding protein produces the protein MRSIRHQLLIWLLAIVVAGVGLAGWMIYRQALAAANELFDYQLQQIAAALPSEPFSQVLGSQTNGDEGIVIQIWNRNGVLMYFSHPRAPIAPRAELGFSTERTERGAWRVYGAIVGDNVVQLAQPLSVRNRLAASVALRTLWPLIVLLPFLGAAVWMIVGRGLAPLQRVTRAVETRRPEALDPLPDWPLPLEVRPLVRALNGLLARLSAALDTQKAFVADAAHELRTPLAAVQIQAQLVARAQDDASRREAIVDLQSGVTRATRLAEQLLALARAEPGDATVRERVDLRAIVEECVASHAPIAQRRNIDLGFEEVEDAAVVADPAALRVMFNNLLDNAVKYTPEGGRIDVSLTRGDGARACVRIGDSGPGIPAGERERVFDRFYRDTSARARTDVSGSGLGLAIVKRVAAQQRATVTLGEAPAGGLLVSVALPCAAEA, from the coding sequence GTGAGGTCGATTCGCCATCAATTGCTGATCTGGCTGCTCGCGATCGTCGTGGCCGGGGTGGGGCTCGCCGGCTGGATGATCTATCGGCAGGCGCTCGCCGCCGCGAACGAGCTGTTCGACTACCAGTTGCAGCAGATCGCGGCCGCGCTGCCGTCCGAACCGTTCTCGCAGGTGCTCGGCTCGCAGACGAACGGCGACGAAGGGATCGTGATCCAGATCTGGAACCGCAACGGCGTGCTGATGTACTTCTCGCATCCGCGCGCGCCGATCGCGCCGCGCGCCGAGCTCGGCTTCTCGACCGAGCGCACCGAGCGCGGCGCATGGCGCGTGTACGGCGCGATCGTCGGCGACAACGTCGTGCAGCTCGCGCAGCCGCTGTCGGTGCGCAACCGGCTCGCCGCGAGCGTCGCGCTGCGCACGTTGTGGCCGCTCATCGTGCTGCTGCCGTTCCTCGGCGCGGCCGTCTGGATGATCGTCGGGCGCGGGCTCGCGCCGCTGCAGCGCGTGACCCGCGCGGTCGAGACGCGCCGGCCCGAGGCGCTCGATCCGCTGCCCGACTGGCCGCTGCCGCTCGAAGTGCGCCCGCTCGTGCGCGCGCTGAACGGGCTGCTCGCGCGGCTGTCCGCCGCGCTCGACACGCAAAAGGCGTTCGTCGCGGACGCCGCGCACGAGCTGCGCACGCCGCTCGCCGCCGTGCAGATCCAGGCGCAGCTCGTCGCGCGCGCGCAGGACGACGCGTCGCGGCGCGAGGCGATCGTCGATCTGCAGAGCGGCGTCACCCGCGCGACGCGTCTCGCCGAGCAACTGCTCGCGCTCGCGCGCGCGGAGCCGGGCGACGCGACGGTGCGCGAGCGCGTCGATCTGCGCGCGATCGTCGAGGAATGCGTCGCCTCGCACGCGCCGATCGCGCAGCGGCGCAACATCGATCTCGGCTTCGAGGAAGTCGAGGACGCGGCCGTGGTCGCCGATCCCGCCGCGCTGCGCGTGATGTTCAACAATCTGCTCGACAACGCCGTGAAGTACACGCCGGAGGGCGGGCGCATCGACGTGTCGCTCACGCGCGGCGACGGCGCGCGCGCCTGCGTGCGGATCGGCGACAGCGGCCCCGGCATTCCGGCGGGCGAGCGCGAGCGCGTGTTCGACCGCTTCTACCGCGACACGTCCGCGCGGGCGCGCACCGACGTGTCGGGCAGCGGCCTCGGTCTTGCGATCGTCAAGCGGGTGGCGGCGCAGCAGCGCGCGACCGTGACGCTCGGCGAAGCGCCGGCGGGCGGGTTGCTCGTCAGCGTCGCGCTGCCGTGCGCGGCCGAAGCGTGA
- a CDS encoding response regulator has product MRILLVEDDRMIAEGVRKALKADGCAVDWVQDGEAALTALGGEAYDLLLLDLGLPKRDGIDVLRTLRARGLALPVLILTARDAVADRVKGLDAGADDYLVKPFDLDELAARMRALIRRQSGRSESMIRHGALTLDPASHQVTLDGAPVALSAREFALLEALLARPGAVLSKSQLEEKMYGWGEEIGSNTVEVYIHALRKKLGSDLIRNVRGLGYMVVKEA; this is encoded by the coding sequence ATGCGGATATTGCTAGTCGAAGACGATCGGATGATCGCCGAAGGGGTGCGCAAGGCGCTGAAGGCCGACGGCTGCGCGGTCGATTGGGTGCAGGACGGCGAAGCCGCGCTGACCGCGCTGGGCGGCGAGGCGTACGACCTGCTGCTGCTCGATCTCGGGCTGCCGAAGCGCGACGGCATCGACGTGCTGCGCACGCTGCGCGCGCGCGGGCTCGCGCTGCCCGTGCTGATCCTGACCGCGCGCGACGCGGTCGCCGATCGCGTGAAGGGCCTCGACGCGGGCGCGGACGACTATCTCGTGAAGCCGTTCGATCTCGACGAGCTCGCCGCGCGGATGCGCGCGCTGATCCGCCGCCAGTCGGGGCGCAGCGAGTCGATGATCCGCCACGGCGCGCTGACGCTCGATCCGGCGTCGCACCAGGTGACGCTCGACGGCGCGCCCGTCGCGCTGTCCGCACGCGAATTCGCGCTGCTCGAGGCGCTGCTCGCGCGTCCGGGCGCGGTGCTGTCGAAGAGCCAGCTCGAAGAAAAGATGTACGGCTGGGGTGAGGAGATCGGCAGCAACACCGTCGAAGTCTATATCCACGCGCTGCGCAAGAAGCTCGGCTCGGACCTGATCCGCAACGTCCGCGGCCTGGGCTACATGGTCGTGAAGGAAGCGTAG
- a CDS encoding DegQ family serine endoprotease, which produces MTTRILARGAVAVAVAAALSAGYVAGTRHAEPQIIAPAVAALMPAEAAAKTGIPDFSGLVETYGPAVVNISAKHVVQRTAQRRAAPQLPIDPDDPFYQFFRHFYGQIPGMGGGQQQPDDQPSTSLGSGFIISPDGYILTNAHVIDGANVVTVKLTDKREYKAKVVGADKQSDVAVLKIDASSLPTVRIGDPAQSKVGQWVVAIGSPYGFDNTVTSGIISAKSRALPDENYTPFIQTDVPVNPGNSGGPLFNLNGEVIGINSMIYSQTGGFQGLSFAIPINEAMKVKDELVKTGHVSRGRLGVAVQGLNQTLASSFGLQKPDGALVSSVDPKGPAAKAGLQPGDVILSVDGVPVQDSTTLPAQIASMKPGTKADLQVWRDKSKKTVSVTLASLTDDQAKAGVDEPVEQGRLGVAVRPLSPRERNGSSLTHGLVVQQSTGPAANAGIQPGDVILAVNGRPVTSAEQLRDAVKRAGNSLALLIQRDDAQIFVPVDLG; this is translated from the coding sequence ATGACTACCCGAATCCTTGCGCGTGGCGCAGTTGCCGTGGCCGTTGCCGCGGCGTTGTCGGCGGGGTACGTGGCGGGCACCCGTCATGCGGAGCCGCAGATCATCGCGCCGGCCGTCGCCGCGCTGATGCCGGCCGAAGCGGCCGCGAAGACCGGCATTCCCGACTTTTCCGGGCTGGTCGAAACCTACGGGCCTGCCGTCGTGAACATCAGCGCGAAGCACGTCGTGCAGCGCACCGCGCAGCGCCGCGCGGCGCCGCAGTTGCCGATCGACCCGGACGATCCGTTCTACCAGTTCTTCCGACATTTCTACGGGCAGATCCCGGGAATGGGCGGCGGCCAGCAGCAGCCGGACGACCAGCCGAGCACGAGCCTCGGCTCCGGATTCATCATCAGCCCGGACGGGTATATCCTGACTAACGCGCACGTGATCGACGGTGCGAACGTCGTCACCGTGAAGCTCACCGACAAGCGCGAGTACAAGGCAAAGGTCGTCGGCGCGGACAAGCAGTCGGACGTCGCGGTGCTGAAGATCGACGCGTCGAGCCTGCCGACCGTGAGGATCGGCGATCCGGCGCAGAGCAAGGTCGGCCAGTGGGTCGTCGCGATCGGCTCGCCGTACGGGTTCGACAACACGGTCACGTCGGGCATCATCAGCGCGAAGTCGCGCGCGCTGCCCGACGAGAACTACACGCCGTTCATCCAGACCGACGTGCCGGTGAACCCCGGCAACTCGGGCGGTCCGCTCTTCAACCTGAACGGCGAGGTGATCGGCATCAACTCGATGATCTACTCGCAGACGGGCGGCTTCCAGGGCCTGTCGTTCGCGATCCCGATCAACGAGGCGATGAAGGTGAAGGACGAACTCGTGAAGACGGGCCACGTGAGCCGCGGCCGGCTCGGCGTCGCCGTGCAGGGGCTCAACCAGACGCTCGCGAGCTCGTTCGGCCTGCAAAAGCCCGACGGCGCGCTCGTCAGCTCGGTCGATCCGAAGGGGCCGGCGGCGAAGGCGGGGCTGCAGCCGGGCGACGTGATCCTGTCGGTCGACGGCGTGCCGGTGCAGGATTCGACGACGCTGCCCGCGCAGATCGCGAGCATGAAGCCCGGAACGAAGGCCGATCTGCAGGTTTGGCGCGACAAGTCGAAGAAGACCGTGTCGGTGACGCTCGCGTCGCTGACCGACGACCAGGCGAAGGCGGGCGTCGACGAGCCCGTCGAGCAAGGGCGTCTCGGCGTCGCGGTGCGGCCGCTTTCGCCGCGCGAGCGCAACGGCTCGTCGCTCACGCACGGCCTCGTCGTCCAGCAGTCGACGGGCCCCGCCGCGAACGCGGGCATCCAGCCGGGCGACGTGATCCTCGCGGTGAACGGCCGGCCGGTCACGAGCGCGGAGCAATTGCGCGATGCGGTCAAGCGCGCGGGCAACAGCCTTGCGCTGCTGATCCAGCGCGACGACGCCCAGATCTTCGTGCCGGTCGATCTGGGCTGA
- a CDS encoding DUF427 domain-containing protein has protein sequence MSDAAGHRIEIEPNRHRVRVIHQGITYADSHAAYTLKEAGLPHVQYLPRGDVNMSRLAPSDHVSYCEQKGQATYFHLHTEEGVIENAAWSYEAPLEVADAIRQYIAFDAACVDRIDVTS, from the coding sequence ATGTCCGACGCCGCAGGTCATCGCATCGAAATCGAGCCGAATCGCCATCGCGTTCGCGTGATCCACCAAGGGATCACCTACGCCGATTCGCATGCCGCCTATACGCTGAAGGAAGCGGGCCTGCCCCACGTCCAATATCTGCCGCGCGGCGACGTCAACATGTCGCGGCTTGCGCCGTCCGACCACGTGTCGTACTGCGAGCAAAAGGGGCAGGCGACCTATTTTCATCTGCATACCGAAGAAGGCGTCATCGAGAACGCCGCATGGAGCTACGAGGCGCCGCTGGAGGTCGCGGATGCGATCCGGCAATACATCGCATTCGATGCCGCGTGCGTCGACCGCATCGACGTGACGTCCTGA
- a CDS encoding CoxG family protein, translated as MELNDALFIPLAPSVVRDALQDLALVRASLDHCESFSRLARGEYALALTVPLGPLRARYDVRAHVVSERSDEPEHTRRTLNFRARADGIGALRGQIDVVLAPADDASDAGRGAPATRIEYAVWATASGPLAELPGRQIQNALHELADDFFAEFCAVVQAKHGLAPNRARDGAPQRQHVFLRPAGFKGVARRAHAQHLGGALTGRAASALHHRESNPVPLWAWAAMIFFVALLLYAARWFNGG; from the coding sequence ATGGAACTGAACGACGCGTTGTTCATCCCGCTTGCGCCGTCCGTCGTCCGGGACGCGCTGCAGGATCTCGCGCTCGTGCGCGCGAGCCTCGATCATTGCGAGTCGTTTTCGCGGCTGGCGCGCGGCGAGTACGCGCTCGCGCTGACGGTGCCGCTCGGCCCGCTGCGTGCGCGTTACGACGTCCGCGCGCACGTCGTCAGCGAGCGCAGCGACGAACCGGAGCACACGAGACGCACGTTGAACTTCCGGGCCCGCGCAGATGGCATCGGCGCGCTGCGCGGCCAGATCGACGTCGTGCTCGCGCCGGCCGACGACGCGTCGGACGCCGGCCGCGGCGCCCCCGCGACGCGCATCGAATACGCGGTGTGGGCGACGGCGTCCGGCCCGCTCGCCGAACTGCCGGGCCGCCAGATCCAGAATGCGCTGCACGAGCTCGCGGACGATTTCTTCGCCGAGTTTTGCGCGGTCGTGCAGGCGAAGCACGGGCTCGCGCCGAACCGCGCGCGCGATGGCGCGCCGCAGCGCCAGCACGTGTTCCTGCGGCCCGCGGGATTCAAGGGCGTCGCGCGCCGCGCGCACGCGCAGCACCTGGGCGGCGCGCTGACCGGGCGCGCGGCGAGCGCGCTCCACCATCGCGAATCGAACCCGGTGCCGTTGTGGGCGTGGGCCGCGATGATCTTCTTCGTCGCGCTGCTGCTCTATGCGGCGCGCTGGTTCAACGGCGGCTGA
- the bpeR gene encoding TetR family transcriptional regulator BpeR — MARRTKEEALATRDRILDAAEHVFFEKGVSHTSLADIAQHAGVTRGAIYWHFASKSELFDAMFDRVLLPIDELKSGTGAPHADPLGRIREILIWCLLGVARDPQLRRVFSILFMKCEYVADMGPLLQRNREGMRDALRNIEADLAQGVANGQLPADLDTWRATLMLHTLVSGFVRDMLMLPGEIDAERHAEKLVDGCFDMLRTSPAMRKDA; from the coding sequence ATGGCCAGACGCACGAAGGAGGAAGCGCTCGCGACGCGCGACCGCATCCTCGACGCCGCCGAGCACGTCTTCTTCGAAAAAGGCGTGTCGCACACGTCGCTCGCCGACATTGCCCAGCACGCGGGCGTCACGCGCGGCGCGATCTATTGGCACTTCGCGAGCAAGAGCGAGCTCTTCGACGCGATGTTCGACCGCGTGCTCCTGCCGATCGACGAGCTGAAGTCCGGCACGGGCGCGCCGCACGCCGATCCGCTCGGCCGGATCCGCGAAATCCTGATCTGGTGCCTGCTCGGCGTCGCGCGCGATCCGCAACTGCGGCGCGTGTTCAGCATCCTGTTCATGAAGTGCGAGTACGTCGCGGACATGGGGCCGCTCCTGCAGCGCAACCGCGAAGGGATGCGCGACGCGCTGCGCAACATCGAAGCGGATCTCGCGCAAGGCGTCGCGAACGGCCAACTGCCGGCGGATCTCGATACGTGGCGCGCGACGCTGATGCTGCATACGCTCGTCAGCGGCTTCGTGCGCGACATGCTGATGCTGCCGGGCGAGATCGATGCGGAGCGGCACGCGGAAAAGCTCGTCGACGGCTGCTTCGACATGCTGCGCACGAGCCCCGCGATGCGCAAGGACGCCTGA
- a CDS encoding efflux RND transporter periplasmic adaptor subunit has translation MRVERVPYRLITVATAAVFLAACGKKESAPPPQTPEVGVVTVQPQSVPVVSELPGRTSAYLVAQVRARVDGIVLRREFTEGGDVKAGQRLYKIDPAPYIATLNSAKATLAKAQANLATQNALVARYKVLVAANAVSKQQYDDAVAAQGQASADVASGKAAVETAQINLGYTDVVSPISGRVGISQVTPGAYVQASQATLMSTVQQLDPVYVDLTQSSLEGLKLRQDIQSGRIKTEGPGAAKVTLILEDGKPYSEPGKLQFSDVTVDQTTGSVTIRAIFPNKQRVLLPGMFVRARIEEGVNDNAFLVPQIGVTHDPKGQAIAMIVDAKGKVEPRVLTTSGMRGQDWVVEGGLQAGDRVIVQGIDKVRPGMTVKTAAAQLTAAAASPGASPAGAAPAQAAAASAAASGGASSSTAASAAAASSAQ, from the coding sequence ATGCGCGTCGAACGGGTTCCATACCGCTTAATCACTGTCGCGACGGCTGCCGTTTTCCTGGCCGCGTGCGGAAAAAAAGAATCGGCTCCACCCCCTCAAACGCCGGAAGTCGGCGTCGTCACCGTCCAGCCGCAATCCGTGCCGGTCGTCTCCGAACTGCCGGGCCGCACGAGCGCGTACCTGGTCGCGCAGGTGCGGGCGCGGGTCGACGGCATCGTGTTGCGACGCGAGTTCACGGAAGGCGGCGACGTCAAGGCCGGCCAGCGTCTCTACAAGATCGATCCCGCACCGTACATCGCGACGTTGAACAGCGCGAAGGCGACGCTCGCGAAGGCGCAGGCGAACCTCGCGACGCAGAACGCGCTCGTCGCGCGCTACAAGGTGCTCGTCGCCGCGAACGCGGTCAGCAAGCAGCAGTACGACGACGCGGTCGCCGCGCAAGGGCAGGCGTCCGCCGACGTCGCGTCCGGCAAGGCCGCGGTCGAGACCGCGCAGATCAACCTCGGCTACACCGACGTGGTGTCGCCGATCTCGGGCCGCGTCGGCATCTCGCAGGTCACGCCGGGCGCCTACGTGCAGGCGAGCCAGGCGACGCTGATGTCGACCGTCCAGCAGCTCGATCCGGTGTACGTCGACCTCACGCAGTCGAGCCTCGAAGGCCTGAAGCTGCGTCAGGACATCCAGAGCGGGCGCATCAAGACGGAAGGTCCGGGCGCGGCGAAGGTCACGCTGATCCTCGAAGACGGCAAGCCGTATTCGGAGCCGGGCAAGCTGCAGTTCAGCGACGTGACGGTCGACCAGACGACGGGCTCGGTCACGATCCGCGCGATCTTCCCGAACAAGCAGCGCGTGCTGCTGCCGGGCATGTTCGTGCGCGCGCGCATCGAAGAGGGCGTCAACGACAACGCGTTCCTCGTTCCGCAGATCGGCGTCACGCACGATCCGAAGGGCCAGGCGATCGCGATGATCGTCGACGCGAAGGGCAAGGTCGAGCCGCGCGTTCTCACGACGAGCGGCATGCGAGGCCAGGACTGGGTCGTCGAAGGCGGCCTGCAGGCGGGCGACCGCGTGATCGTGCAGGGCATCGACAAGGTGCGTCCGGGCATGACGGTGAAGACCGCCGCCGCGCAACTGACGGCCGCCGCCGCGTCGCCGGGGGCATCGCCCGCCGGCGCCGCGCCGGCCCAGGCCGCGGCAGCGAGCGCGGCCGCATCGGGCGGCGCGTCGTCGAGCACGGCCGCGAGTGCCGCCGCAGCGTCGAGCGCGCAATAA
- the bpeB gene encoding efflux RND transporter permease BpeB — translation MAKFFIDRPIFAWVIAIILMLAGIAAIFTLPISQYPTIAPPSIQITANYPGASAKTVEDTVTQVIEQQMSGLDNFLYMSSTSDDSGNATITLTFAPGTNADIAQVQVQNKLSLATPILPQVVQQLGLSVTKSSSSFLLVLAFNSEDGSMNKYDLANYVASHVKDPISRINGVGTVTLFGSQYAMRIWLDPTRLTNYGLTPVDVTTAITQQNVQIAGGQIGGTPAVPGTVLQATITESTLLQTPEQFGNILLKVNQDGSQVRLKDVAKIGLGGENYSFDTKYNGQPTAALGIQLATNANALATAKAVRAKIDDLSKDFPHGLVVKYPYDTTPFVRLSIEEVVKTLLEGIVLVFLVMYLFLQNLRATIIPTIAVPVVLLGTFAIMSMVGFSINTLSMFGLVLAIGLLVDDAIVVVENVERVMAEEGLSPREATRKAMGQITGALVGVALVLSAVFVPVAFSGGSVGAIYRQFSLTIVTAMVLSVLVALILTPALCATILKPIPQGHHEEKTGFFGWFNRNFNASRDKYHVGVHHVIKRSGRWLIIYLAVIVAVGLLFVRLPKSFLPDEDQGLMFVIVQTPSGSTQETTAKTLANISDYLLNDEKEIVESAFTVNGFSFAGRGQNSGLVFVRLKDYAQRQHANQKVQALIGRMFGRYAGYKDALVIPFNPPSIPELGTAAGFDFELTDNAGHGHDALMAARNQLLMLAAKDPTLQGVRPNGLNDTPQYKVDIDREKANALGVTASAIDQTFSIAWASSYVNNFLDTDGRIKKVYVQSDAPFRMTPDDMNIWYVRNGSGGMVPFSAFSTGHWTYGSPKLERYNGISAMEIQGQAAPGKSTGQAMTAMESLAKKLPNGIGYSWTGLSFQEIQSGSQAPILYAISILVVFLCLAALYESWSIPFSVIMVVPLGVIGALLAATLRGLENDVFFQVGLLTTVGLSAKNAILIVEFARELQQSEKMGPIEAALEAARLRLRPILMTSLAFILGVLPLAISNGAGSASQHAIGTGVIGGMITATFLAIFMIPMFFVKVRAVFSGEKEDADEALRLAHEHMHRDEKPEHGDDAGKKE, via the coding sequence ATGGCAAAGTTTTTTATCGATCGCCCGATCTTCGCATGGGTGATCGCCATTATCCTGATGCTGGCCGGTATCGCGGCGATCTTCACGCTGCCGATCTCGCAGTATCCGACGATCGCGCCGCCGTCGATCCAGATCACCGCGAACTACCCGGGCGCTTCCGCGAAGACGGTGGAAGACACGGTGACGCAGGTGATCGAGCAGCAGATGAGCGGCCTCGACAACTTCCTGTACATGTCGTCGACGAGTGACGACTCGGGCAACGCGACCATCACGCTGACGTTCGCGCCGGGCACCAACGCCGACATCGCGCAGGTGCAGGTGCAGAACAAGCTGTCGCTCGCGACGCCGATCCTCCCGCAGGTGGTTCAGCAGCTCGGCCTGTCGGTGACGAAGTCGAGCAGCAGCTTCCTGCTCGTGCTCGCCTTCAACTCCGAAGACGGCAGCATGAACAAGTACGACCTCGCGAACTACGTGGCGTCGCACGTGAAGGACCCGATCAGCCGGATCAACGGCGTCGGCACCGTCACGCTGTTCGGCTCGCAGTACGCGATGCGGATCTGGCTCGACCCGACGCGCCTGACGAACTACGGCCTCACGCCGGTGGACGTCACGACCGCGATCACGCAGCAGAACGTGCAGATCGCGGGCGGCCAGATCGGCGGTACGCCGGCCGTGCCGGGCACCGTGCTGCAGGCGACGATCACCGAGTCGACGCTGCTGCAGACGCCCGAGCAGTTCGGGAACATCCTGCTGAAGGTCAATCAGGACGGCTCGCAGGTGCGCCTGAAGGACGTCGCGAAGATCGGCCTCGGCGGCGAGAACTACAGCTTCGACACGAAGTACAACGGCCAGCCGACCGCGGCGCTGGGCATCCAGCTCGCGACCAACGCGAACGCGCTCGCGACCGCGAAGGCGGTGCGCGCGAAGATCGACGATCTGTCGAAGGACTTCCCGCACGGCCTCGTCGTCAAGTATCCGTACGACACGACGCCGTTCGTGCGCCTGTCGATCGAGGAAGTGGTCAAGACGCTGCTCGAGGGTATCGTCCTTGTGTTCCTCGTGATGTATCTGTTCCTGCAGAACCTGCGGGCGACGATCATCCCGACGATCGCGGTGCCGGTCGTGCTGCTCGGCACGTTTGCGATCATGTCGATGGTGGGCTTCTCGATCAACACGCTATCGATGTTCGGTCTCGTGCTCGCGATCGGTCTATTGGTGGACGATGCGATCGTGGTGGTCGAGAACGTCGAGCGGGTGATGGCGGAAGAAGGGCTATCGCCGAGAGAAGCGACCCGCAAGGCGATGGGGCAGATTACCGGCGCGCTGGTGGGCGTGGCGCTCGTGCTGTCGGCGGTGTTCGTGCCGGTCGCGTTCTCGGGCGGTTCGGTCGGTGCGATCTATCGTCAGTTCTCGCTGACGATCGTGACGGCGATGGTGCTGTCGGTGCTCGTCGCGTTGATTCTGACGCCGGCGCTGTGCGCGACGATCCTCAAGCCGATCCCGCAAGGGCACCACGAGGAGAAGACGGGCTTCTTCGGCTGGTTCAACCGGAACTTCAACGCGAGCCGCGACAAGTATCACGTCGGCGTGCACCACGTGATCAAGCGTTCGGGCCGCTGGCTCATCATCTATCTCGCGGTGATCGTCGCGGTCGGCCTGCTGTTCGTGCGCCTGCCGAAGTCGTTCCTGCCGGATGAGGATCAGGGCCTGATGTTCGTGATCGTACAGACGCCGTCCGGCTCGACGCAGGAAACCACGGCGAAGACGCTCGCGAACATCTCGGACTACCTGCTGAACGACGAGAAGGAGATCGTCGAATCGGCGTTCACGGTTAACGGCTTCAGCTTCGCGGGCCGCGGCCAGAACTCGGGTCTCGTGTTCGTCAGGCTGAAGGACTACGCGCAGCGTCAGCACGCGAACCAGAAGGTGCAGGCGCTGATCGGCCGGATGTTCGGGCGCTACGCGGGCTACAAGGACGCGCTCGTGATTCCGTTCAACCCGCCGTCGATTCCGGAACTCGGCACGGCCGCCGGCTTCGACTTCGAGCTGACCGACAACGCGGGCCACGGCCACGACGCGCTGATGGCGGCGCGTAACCAGTTGCTGATGCTGGCCGCGAAGGATCCGACGCTGCAGGGCGTGCGCCCGAACGGCCTGAATGACACGCCGCAGTACAAGGTGGATATCGATCGCGAGAAGGCGAACGCGCTCGGCGTCACGGCATCGGCGATCGACCAGACGTTCTCGATCGCATGGGCGTCCAGCTACGTGAACAACTTTCTCGACACCGACGGCCGGATCAAGAAGGTGTACGTGCAGTCCGACGCGCCGTTCCGGATGACGCCGGACGACATGAACATCTGGTACGTGCGCAACGGTTCGGGCGGGATGGTGCCGTTCTCGGCGTTCTCGACCGGCCACTGGACCTACGGTTCGCCGAAGCTCGAGCGCTACAACGGCATTTCGGCGATGGAAATCCAGGGCCAGGCCGCGCCGGGCAAGAGTACCGGCCAGGCGATGACGGCGATGGAATCGCTCGCGAAGAAGCTGCCGAACGGCATCGGCTATTCGTGGACGGGGCTGTCGTTCCAGGAAATCCAGTCGGGTTCGCAGGCGCCGATCCTGTACGCGATCTCGATCCTCGTCGTGTTCCTGTGTCTCGCGGCGCTGTACGAGAGCTGGTCGATCCCGTTCTCGGTGATCATGGTCGTGCCGCTCGGCGTGATCGGCGCGCTGCTCGCCGCGACGCTGCGCGGGCTCGAGAACGACGTGTTCTTCCAGGTCGGTCTGTTGACGACCGTCGGTCTGTCCGCGAAGAATGCGATTCTGATCGTCGAGTTCGCGCGTGAGCTGCAGCAGTCGGAGAAGATGGGGCCGATCGAGGCGGCGCTGGAGGCGGCGCGGCTGCGGCTGCGCCCGATTCTGATGACGTCGCTCGCGTTCATTCTCGGCGTGCTGCCGCTCGCGATCAGCAACGGCGCCGGCTCGGCGAGCCAGCACGCGATCGGCACCGGCGTGATCGGCGGGATGATCACCGCGACGTTCCTCGCGATCTTCATGATCCCGATGTTCTTCGTGAAGGTGCGGGCGGTGTTCAGCGGCGAGAAGGAAGATGCCGACGAAGCGCTGCGCCTCGCGCATGAGCACATGCATCGTGACGAAAAGCCGGAGCACGGCGATGACGCTGGCAAGAAGGAATAA